A single region of the Pararge aegeria chromosome 20, ilParAegt1.1, whole genome shotgun sequence genome encodes:
- the LOC120632808 gene encoding uncharacterized protein LOC120632808 yields the protein MKLYVFCAALVAAVVVIECSHTFLGTNVQRQKVFHRNIKYGSYVFRKRVEYLNFTMPTKYGYGRSIQGILAYDKVKSTASANVTAGGLGFNYVTLRMKSERGRDISYDVYIYA from the exons ATGAAGTTGTACGTTTTCTGCGCGGCTTTGGTAGCCGCTGTAGTCGTCATAGAATGCTCGCACACTTTCCTGGGCACCAACGTTCAGAGGCAGAAGGTCTTCCACCGCAACATCAAGTACGGCTCGTACGTTTTCAGGAAGAGGGTGGAGTACTTGAACTTCACCATGCCTACTAAATATGGCTACGGGAGATCTAttcag GGTATCCTCGCTTACGACAAGGTCAAATCGACCGCATCAGCCAACGTGACAGCGGGAGGTCTTGGCTTCAATTACGTGACACTGCGTATGAAGAGCGAGCGTGGACGTGACATCAGCTATGACGTCTATATTTACGCCTAG
- the LOC120632644 gene encoding uncharacterized protein LOC120632644, with the protein MKLYVFCAALVAAVVVIECSHTFLGTNVLRQKVFHRNIKYDSYMLRKRVEFLNFTMPTKYGYGRSIQGILFYDKTKSTASANVTAGGLGFNYVTMRMKSERGRGMRFDVFIYA; encoded by the exons ATGAAGTTGTACGTTTTCTGCGCGGCATTGGTAGCCGCTGTAGTCGTCATAGAATGCTCGCACACTTTCCTGGGCACCAACGTGCTGAGGCAGAAGGTCTTCCACCGCAACATAAAGTACGACTCGTATATGCTCAGGAAGCGAGTCGAGTTTCTGAACTTCACCATGCCTACTAAATATGGCTATGGAAGATCTATTCAG GGTATCCTCTTCTACGACAAGACGAAATCGACCGCGTCAGCGAACGTGACAGCTGGAGGCCTCGGCTTCAACTACGTGACAATGCGCATGAAGAGCGAGCGCGGACGTGGCATGCGCTTTGACGTCTTCATATACGCTTAG